One window of Medicago truncatula cultivar Jemalong A17 chromosome 2, MtrunA17r5.0-ANR, whole genome shotgun sequence genomic DNA carries:
- the LOC120578221 gene encoding nuclear transcription factor Y subunit C-2, whose product MDNSDQTQQQQQSAIGVAPGTSQMVYSSHYQTVPMLASGTPAVAVPTPTQPPAAFSNSAHQFAYQQAQHFHHQQQQHQHQQLQMFWANQMQEIEQTFDFKNHTLPLARIKKIMKADEDVRMISAEAPVVFAKACEMFILELTLRSWIHTEENKRRTLQKNDVAAAIARNDVFDFLVDIIPRDEFKEDGLGMAKATTPIIGAPADMPYYYVPPQHPLGPTGMIMGNPVDHAALYSNQQPRPPVAFMPWSNAHIQQQQPPQQQQTDS is encoded by the coding sequence ATGGATAATTCGGATCAGACTCAACAGCAGCAACAATCTGCGATCGGAGTCGCACCAGGTACTAGCCAAATGGTCTATTCTTCTCACTACCAGACTGTTCCCATGTTGGCTTCTGGCACACCTGCTGTAGCTGTTCCTACCCCAACACAGCCTCCAGCCGCCTTCTCTAATTCCGCCCACCAATTCGCATACCAGCAAGCACAGCATTTCCACCATCAACAGCAGCAACATCAACATCAGCAGCTTCAAATGTTCTGGGCAAACCAAATGCAAGAAATCGAGCAAACATTTGACTTTAAAAACCATACTCTCCCACTTGCGcgtataaagaaaataatgaaagcTGATGAAGATGTCCGGATGATTTCAGCAGAAGCTCCAGTCGTATTTGCAAAAGCATGCGAAATGTTTATCTTAGAGCTGACTTTGCGATCTTGGATCCACACAGAAGAGAACAAGAGGAGAACACTACAAAAGAATGATGTAGCAGCAGCTATTGCAAGAAATGATGTTTTTGATTTCTTGGTTGATATAATTCCAAGAGATGAATTCAAAGAAGATGGGCTTGGAATGGCAAAGGCTACTACTCCGATAATCGGTGCTCCAGCTGATATGCCATATTATTATGTCCCGCCACAACATCCTTTAGGTCCTACAGGGATGATCATGGGAAACCCAGTTGATCATGCAGCCCTATATTCTAACCAGCAGCCTCGACCTCCTGTGGCTTTCATGCCGTGGTCAAATGCACACATTCAGCAACAGCAGCCACCACAACAGCAACAAACAGACTCTTAA